Proteins encoded together in one Oncorhynchus masou masou isolate Uvic2021 chromosome 3, UVic_Omas_1.1, whole genome shotgun sequence window:
- the LOC135513253 gene encoding rho GTPase-activating protein 21-like isoform X2 has translation MMASHWKGPCDEEDEGLTRSSLCENNVPEWRVQGDSPAGLFNLQGEEEPFSWPGPKTLRLRRTSQGFGFTLRHFIVYPPESAVHPYPFPEEEHGRRGRQRNRLEPMDTIFVKQVKEGGPANEAGLCTGDRIVKVNGASIIGKTYSQVIALIQNSDAFLELCVMPKDEDILQLAYSQDAYLRSRSTYSGNARHIPEPPPICYPRVDFKPPGMAQATETPSPVGVGVQGACRGATPPDTGYRMEIPVPPSPPPPAHPYPKSQTAACMRNDSVRTVVVPPELGRIGPAHRIDYSLVGSPDPGLIRVRPGSVSHYPLPRKTDIYPSGASLLNYSAPLHQYSPNPVSHQNIDWRTYQTYREYIDNKSIHAYGSRTIQERLECLRAASQNTFNSSHHIPRGGWGPNPKGLRRRSTSHDRAYHGPPPPFHHMPPRSSSQDRMSMAERGVHPRNWPPRSVSQDGLTHKARARSSDCDYVDSVELGRPMVDRRGYASRLDQGTRPSRQSLSKQAVHHRPPAGYGRDSLRGTPMPNPTLYAKGPEQLQHQPHSVPNMTQDRPSHLGKIISLEPSPTDQRAGVKDVNHVSQSRGRAETMQPAGEVPGREVAAVVGHRSSSLSASHQRPQRLGILKTSHHHPPRTEPQAQVNGRGPSASELGVVLREKPPGSVKNPSPLRHPSYILAVNEEDGSEPAAGSLCWLPNDARREMHMRRLSKKQEKDQTSCSSSNLEESLDSIPFIDEPASPSVDHEATSPSVDHEATSIPASAVISGVPAVLPLNPSSSPCPFIRRQMSHDQESLRNAILESDASTQQERSKSCDEGLDNYREEGRGRSNSKHMPGLRGLRKALDGHKSSDDSGSRRDSSSDIFSDSSKEGWLNFRQLNTEKSKRVSGGSRSWKQMYAVLRGHALTLYKDKKDGISHASSHSQSDDDPQPISIKACLIDISYSDTKRKNVLRLTTSHCGYLFQAEGRDDMLSWIRVIQENSNLDDESAGITSQDLISRKIREYNTMMSAPSTKTEPSPKTSRQSLSIRHTLLGGKGEGKSPHSPKTGERDDSSPPRDKAAWRRGIPGIMRKPFEKKATAGVTFGVRLDDCPSAQTNRFVPLIVEVCCKLVEERGLEYTGIYRVPGNNAAISSMQEELDNKGLMSDIDIQEDKWRDLNVISSLLKSFFRKLPEPLFTNEKYADFIEANRTEDAVERLKELKRLILELPEHHYETLKFLSGHLKLVSENCEKNKMEPRNLAIVFGPTLVRTSEDNMTNMVNHMPDQCKIVENLIQQFDWFFTEEGDDDPVTSVEQESTVQSQPVPNIDHLLSNIGRTTTTTSAAEVSDSACSDSSKSKGLWGSGKDQCSREMLRSSFFVSRKRKKPKDKAQPSSSDDDLDAVFAKKEQPEQQSMSHQDLHPTWSLDSQTDVEREASERGEQPGDRVQSNGKESRSDGLMSQPSPSPSPKHTPSPCLRTSSTRSPYTSQSPRLSHRRQVAHQSSLSDPPSNYDEVSDLGTMNSTSSQASVTGPRLRHGRTGALGPETGASGLGAEVSSITSDYSTTSSMTFLTGAELSTLCPEVHSVAESRGGDDADDERSELISEGRPMETDSESDLSVFIGSVKETRPGKDFCQSDVPDAPRPLPSHRLIECDTLSRKKSAARQKTDSDSSLDGGQSDKDSNRLSRVLGVVKGRSTSSLSSSSRSESEKGIEPAWRLKITDRLKFRLRTSVDDMFGVGTQQSRSPEGRRDKKKNIRRRHTMGGQRDFAELSVMGDWQGGVGGGSRAELSAVDRLKPKCSSQDFSIREWIARERHRTSNPEVSLDFSEHQGALLPLRNPDPQNPNHQVQEAPSSSLSDPLSPRPTPAELLNGDTGPQSKSLNLSATAHPHKLSGAQVVQSRFYQYL, from the exons GGAGACAACGGAACAGGCTGGAGCCAATGGACACCATCTTTGTGAAGCAAGTGAAGGAGGGAGGTCCTGCCAACGAAGCTGGACTCTGCACAG GGGACAGGATAGTAAAGGTGAATGGAGCGAGTATCATTGGGAAAACCTACTCTCAGGTCATAGCCTTGATCCAAAACAG TGATGCCTTTCTTGAACTCTGTGTTATGCCAAAAGATGAAGACATACTGCAGCTG GCCTATTCCCAGGATGCGTACCTCCGAAGCCGCAGTACCTACAGTGGAAACGCCCGTCACATCCCCGAGCCGCCCCCCATATGTTACCCTCGTGTAGACTTTAAGCCCCCAGGGATGGCCCAGGCTACAGAGACCCCCTCCCCAGTTGGAGTGGGGGTACAGGGAGCATGCCGGGGGGCAACACCACCAGACACGGGGTACCGCATGGAGATTCCCgtgcccccctcccctcctcctcctgcacacCCGTACCCCAAATCCCAGACCGCGGCGTGCATGCGCAATGACAGCGTGAGGACTGTGGTAGTTCCTCCAGAGCTGGGCCGTATAGGACCAGCACACAGAATAGACTATAGCCTGGTAGGGTCCCCTGACCCTGGCCTCATCAGAGTGCGTCCTGGGTCTGTGTCCCACTACCCCCTGCCACGGAAAACAGACATCTACCCCTCTGGGGCGAGCCTCCTCAATTATAGTGCCCCGCTACACCAGTACTCCCCCAACCCTGTCTCTCACCAAAACATAGACTGGCGGACGTACCAGACCTACAGGGAGTACATCGATAACAAGAGTATCCACGCCTATGGCAGCCGGACCATCCAGGAGAGACTAGAATGCCTACGAGCCGCCAGCCAGAACACCTTCAACTCCTCCCACCACATCCCCCGGGGTGGCTGGGGCCCCAACCCTAAGGGTCTCCGGCGCAGGAGCACCTCCCACGACCGCGCCTACCATGGACCTCCGCCCCCCTTCCACCACATGCCCCCCCGCAGCTCTTCCCAGGACCGTATGAGTATGGCGGAGCGGGGGGTCCACCCCAGGAACTGGCCTCCTCGTAGTGTGTCCCAGGATGGGTTAACACACAAGGCCCGGGCTCGCTCCTCTGACTGTGACTATGTGGACTCTGTGGAGCTGGGCCGGCCCATGGTGGATAGACGGGGCTACGCTAGCAGGCTGGACCAGGGTACCCGCCCCAGCAGGCAGAGCCTCTCCAAACAGGCTGTCCATCACCGACCCCCTGCAGGGTATGGTAGGGACAGCCTCCGGGGAACGCCAATGCCCAACCCTACCCTCTATGCTAAAGGACCAGAGCAGCTCCAGCACCAGCCTCACAGCGTTCCTAATATGACCCAAGACAGACCCTCTCACCTGGGGAAGATTATCAGCTTGGAGCCCTCCCCAACTGACCAAAGAGCTGGGGTCAAAGATGTGAACCATGTGAGCCAGAGCAGGGGGCGGGCGGAGACCATGCAGCCGGCAGGGGAGGTGCCAGGGAGAGAGGTGGCAGCGGTGGTGGGCCATAGGTCCTCGTCCTTATCCGCCTCCCATCAGAGACCACAGAGACTTGGGATTCTCAAAAcctcccaccaccacccaccTCGCACAGAGCCCCAGGCCCAGGTGAATGGTCGCGGCCCTTCGGCCTCAGAATTGGGCGTCGTCCTCAGGGAAAAGCCTCCTGGGTCGGTGAAGaaccccagccccctgcgccACCCTTCCTACATCCTGGCGGTGAACGAGGAGGACGGTTCGGAGCCAGCAGCGGGCTCGCTGTGCTGGCTGCCCAACGATGCGCGGCGGGAGATGCACATGCGGCGGCTGAGCAAGAAGCAGGAGAAGGACCAGACCTCATGCTCCTCCAGCAACCTGGAAGAGTCCCTCGACTCAATCCCCTTTATCG ACGAGCCGGCTAGCCCTAGTGTTGACCATGAGGCCACTAGCCCTAGTGTTGACCATGAGGCCACGTCCATTCCTGCTTCCGCCGTGATATCTGGCGTTCCAGCCGTACTCCCCCTGAACCCAAGCTCCTCCCCGTGCCCTTTCATTCGCCGACAGATGTCACATGACCAAG AGTCTCTCAGAAATGCTATCCTGGAGTCTGATGCTTCGACCCAACAAGAGCGGTCCAAATCCTGTGACGAGGGTCTGGATAACTacagagaggaaggcagagg CCGGTCCAACAGTAAACACATGCCTGGACTGAGAGGCCTAAGAAAG gctctgGATGGACACAAGTCGTCTGATGACTCTGGTTCCAGACGGGACTCCTCTTCAGATATCTTCAGTGACTCTTCTAAAGAAGGCTGGCTCAACTTCAGGCAGCTCAACACTGAGAAGAGCAAG CGTGTGAGCGGGGGTTCGAGGTCGTGGAAGCAGATGTACGCTGTGCTGCGAGGCCACGCCCTCACGCTCTACAAGGACAAGAAGGACGGCATCTCTCACGCCTCCTCCCACTCCCAGTCCGACGACGAcccacagccaatcagcatcaagGCCTGCCTGATTGACATCTCCTACAGCGACACAAAACGCAAGAACGTGCTGCGGCTGACCACGTCGCACTGCGGGTACCTGTTCCAGGCGGAGGGCAGGGATGACATGCTGTCCTGGATCAGAGTCATCCAGGAGAATAGTAATCTGGATGATGAG AGTGctggtataaccagccaggacctgATCAGCAGAAAGATCAGAGAGTACAACACCATGATGAG TGCCCCCAGCACCAAGACTGAGCCTTCCCCCAAAACCTCCCGGCAGTCACTCAGTATCAGACACACACTCCTGGGGGGGAAGGGAGAAGGCAAGAGCCCACACTCACCCAAaacaggagagaggg aTGACTCCAGTCCTCCACGGGATAAGGCTGCCTGGAGGAGGGGCATCCCCGGCATCATGAGGAAGCCCTTTGAGAAGAAGGCCACAGCTGGGGTCACCTTTGGGGTGCGCCTCGATGACTGCCCATCTGCACAGACCaacagg TTTGTTCCCCTCATTGTGGAGGTGTGCTGTAAgctggtagaggagagggggctggagtaCACTGGGATCTACAGAGTACCAGGGAACAACGCTGCCATCTCCAGCATGCAGGAGGAGCTGGACAATAAAGGACTGATGAGTGACATCGACATCCAAGAAGAC AAATGGAGGGACCTAAATGTGATCAGTAGTTTACTGAAATCCTTCTTCCGGAAACTTCCAGAACCCCTTTTTACAAATG AAAAATATGCCGATTTTATTGAAGCCAATCGAACAGAAGACGCAGTGGAGAGGTTGAAAGAGCTCAAGAGGCTG ATCCTTGAATTGCCCGAGCATCACTATGAAACCCTCAAATTTCTCTCTGGACACCTCAAGTTGGTCTCTGAAAACTGTGAGAAAAATAAG aTGGAGCCTCGTAACCTGGCCATCGTGTTTGGTCCGACTCTGGTCAGGACCTCAGAGGACAACATGACCAATATGGTCAACCACATGCCAGACCAGTGCAAGATAGTGGAGAACCTCATTCAGCAGTTTGACTGGTTCTTCACTGAGGAGGGGGACGATGACCCTGTT ACCTCAGTGGAACAGGAGAGTACAGTGCAGTCTCAGCCTGTGCCGAACATCGACCACCTGCTGTCCAACATCGGCCGGACCACAACAACCACCTCAGCTGCGGAAGTCTCAG ATTCAGCATGCAGTGACTCCTCCAAATCAAAG GGCTTGTGGGGCTCTGGGAAGGACCAGTGTAGCAGGGAGATGCTTCGCTCCTCATTCTTTGTCAGCCGCAAGCGTAAGAAGCCCAAGGACAAGGCTCAGCCCAGCAGCTCTGACGACGACCTAGACGCCGTGTTTGCTAAGAAGgagcagccagaacaacagagcaTGAGCCACCAGGACCTCCACCCAACCTGGTCCCTAGACAGCCAGActgatgtggagagggaggccAGCGAGAGAGGGGAACAGCCAGGGGACAGGGTCCAATCCAACGGGAAAGAGTCCCGTTCAGACGGCCTCATGTCTCagccctctccatccccctctcccaaaCACACCCCATCCCCCTGCCTCCGTACCTCCTCCACACGCTCGCCCTACACCTCCCAGTCCCCCCGCCTCAGCCACCGCAGGCAGGTGGCCCACCAGTCATCTCTGTCGGACCCACCCTCCAACTACGATGAGGTCTCAGACCTGGGCACCATGAACAGCACCAGCTCTCAGGCATCTGTGACAGGACCCAGGCTGAGGCATGGCAGGACAGGGGCCCTGGGACCAGAAACTGGGGCCAGTGGCCTGGGGGCCGAGGTCAGCTCCATCACCTCAGATtactccaccacctcctccatgacCTTCCTCACCGGGGCCGAGCTGAGCACGCTCTGTCCAGAGGTACACTCGGTGGCCGAGAGCAGGGGAGGAGATGACGCTGATGATGAGCGTAGTGAGCTGATTAGTGAGGGCCGGCCCATGGAGACGGACAGCGAGAGCGACCTATCGGTGTTTATTGGGAGCGTGAAGGAGACCCGGCCGGGGAAAGATTTCTGCCAATCAGACGTGCCGGATGCGCCCAGGCCCCTCCCCTCCCACAGACTCATCGAGTGTGATACTCTCTCCAGGAAGAAATCTGCTGCGCGTCAGAAGACTGACAGCGATTCCTCTTTGGACGGAGGGCAGAGCGACAAGGATTCCAATAGGCTGTCTCGCGTTCTGGGGGTGGTTAAGGGGCGTTCCACCAGCAGCCTTAGCTCCTCCTCCCGCAGCGAGTCAGAGAAGGGGATTGAGCCTGCATGGCGTCTCAAGATCACAGACCGGCTGAAGTTCCGTCTGCGGACGTCTGTAGACGACATGTTCGGGGTGGGTACCCAGCAGAGCCGCTCTCCAGAGGGACGCAGGGACAAGAAGAAGAACATCAGACGCAGACACACCATGGGAGGCCAGAGGGACTTTGCTGAGCTGTCTGTGATGGGGGACTGGCAGGGGGGGGTGGGCGGGGGCTCGCGGGCAGAGCTGTCGGCCGTGGACCGGCTGAAGCCCAAGTGTTCTTCCCAGGACTTCTCCATCCGGGAGTGGATTGCCCGCGAGCGCCACCGCACCTCCAACCCCGAGGTAAGCCTGGACTTCTCTGAACACCAGGGGGCACTGCTCCCCCTACGCAACCCCGACCCCCAGAACCCCAACCACCAGGTCCAGGAGGCCCCGTCGTCGTCCCTCTCAGACCCCCTCTCACCACGCCCAACTCCAGCTGAGCTGCTGAACGGAGACACAGGTCcccagagtaaaagcctgaatcTGTCGGCCACCGCACACCCACACAAACTCTCTGGTGCTCAGGTGGTCCAGTCTCGCTTCTACCAGTACCTGTGA
- the LOC135513253 gene encoding rho GTPase-activating protein 21-like isoform X1, whose protein sequence is MMASHWKGPCDEEDEGLTRSSLCENNVPEWRVQGDSPAGLFNLQGEEEPFSWPGPKTLRLRRTSQGFGFTLRHFIVYPPESAVHPYPFPEEEHGRRGRQRNRLEPMDTIFVKQVKEGGPANEAGLCTGDRIVKVNGASIIGKTYSQVIALIQNSDAFLELCVMPKDEDILQLAYSQDAYLRSRSTYSGNARHIPEPPPICYPRVDFKPPGMAQATETPSPVGVGVQGACRGATPPDTGYRMEIPVPPSPPPPAHPYPKSQTAACMRNDSVRTVVVPPELGRIGPAHRIDYSLVGSPDPGLIRVRPGSVSHYPLPRKTDIYPSGASLLNYSAPLHQYSPNPVSHQNIDWRTYQTYREYIDNKSIHAYGSRTIQERLECLRAASQNTFNSSHHIPRGGWGPNPKGLRRRSTSHDRAYHGPPPPFHHMPPRSSSQDRMSMAERGVHPRNWPPRSVSQDGLTHKARARSSDCDYVDSVELGRPMVDRRGYASRLDQGTRPSRQSLSKQAVHHRPPAGYGRDSLRGTPMPNPTLYAKGPEQLQHQPHSVPNMTQDRPSHLGKIISLEPSPTDQRAGVKDVNHVSQSRGRAETMQPAGEVPGREVAAVVGHRSSSLSASHQRPQRLGILKTSHHHPPRTEPQAQVNGRGPSASELGVVLREKPPGSVKNPSPLRHPSYILAVNEEDGSEPAAGSLCWLPNDARREMHMRRLSKKQEKDQTSCSSSNLEESLDSIPFIDEPASPSVDHEATSPSVDHEATSIPASAVISGVPAVLPLNPSSSPCPFIRRQMSHDQESLRNAILESDASTQQERSKSCDEGLDNYREEGRGRSNSKHMPGLRGLRKALDGHKSSDDSGSRRDSSSDIFSDSSKEGWLNFRQLNTEKSKRVSGGSRSWKQMYAVLRGHALTLYKDKKDGISHASSHSQSDDDPQPISIKACLIDISYSDTKRKNVLRLTTSHCGYLFQAEGRDDMLSWIRVIQENSNLDDESAGITSQDLISRKIREYNTMMSAPSTKTEPSPKTSRQSLSIRHTLLGGKGEGKSPHSPKTGERDDSSPPRDKAAWRRGIPGIMRKPFEKKATAGVTFGVRLDDCPSAQTNRFVPLIVEVCCKLVEERGLEYTGIYRVPGNNAAISSMQEELDNKGLMSDIDIQEDKWRDLNVISSLLKSFFRKLPEPLFTNEKYADFIEANRTEDAVERLKELKRLILELPEHHYETLKFLSGHLKLVSENCEKNKMEPRNLAIVFGPTLVRTSEDNMTNMVNHMPDQCKIVENLIQQFDWFFTEEGDDDPVTSVEQESTVQSQPVPNIDHLLSNIGRTTTTTSAAEVSDSACSDSSKSKQGLWGSGKDQCSREMLRSSFFVSRKRKKPKDKAQPSSSDDDLDAVFAKKEQPEQQSMSHQDLHPTWSLDSQTDVEREASERGEQPGDRVQSNGKESRSDGLMSQPSPSPSPKHTPSPCLRTSSTRSPYTSQSPRLSHRRQVAHQSSLSDPPSNYDEVSDLGTMNSTSSQASVTGPRLRHGRTGALGPETGASGLGAEVSSITSDYSTTSSMTFLTGAELSTLCPEVHSVAESRGGDDADDERSELISEGRPMETDSESDLSVFIGSVKETRPGKDFCQSDVPDAPRPLPSHRLIECDTLSRKKSAARQKTDSDSSLDGGQSDKDSNRLSRVLGVVKGRSTSSLSSSSRSESEKGIEPAWRLKITDRLKFRLRTSVDDMFGVGTQQSRSPEGRRDKKKNIRRRHTMGGQRDFAELSVMGDWQGGVGGGSRAELSAVDRLKPKCSSQDFSIREWIARERHRTSNPEVSLDFSEHQGALLPLRNPDPQNPNHQVQEAPSSSLSDPLSPRPTPAELLNGDTGPQSKSLNLSATAHPHKLSGAQVVQSRFYQYL, encoded by the exons GGAGACAACGGAACAGGCTGGAGCCAATGGACACCATCTTTGTGAAGCAAGTGAAGGAGGGAGGTCCTGCCAACGAAGCTGGACTCTGCACAG GGGACAGGATAGTAAAGGTGAATGGAGCGAGTATCATTGGGAAAACCTACTCTCAGGTCATAGCCTTGATCCAAAACAG TGATGCCTTTCTTGAACTCTGTGTTATGCCAAAAGATGAAGACATACTGCAGCTG GCCTATTCCCAGGATGCGTACCTCCGAAGCCGCAGTACCTACAGTGGAAACGCCCGTCACATCCCCGAGCCGCCCCCCATATGTTACCCTCGTGTAGACTTTAAGCCCCCAGGGATGGCCCAGGCTACAGAGACCCCCTCCCCAGTTGGAGTGGGGGTACAGGGAGCATGCCGGGGGGCAACACCACCAGACACGGGGTACCGCATGGAGATTCCCgtgcccccctcccctcctcctcctgcacacCCGTACCCCAAATCCCAGACCGCGGCGTGCATGCGCAATGACAGCGTGAGGACTGTGGTAGTTCCTCCAGAGCTGGGCCGTATAGGACCAGCACACAGAATAGACTATAGCCTGGTAGGGTCCCCTGACCCTGGCCTCATCAGAGTGCGTCCTGGGTCTGTGTCCCACTACCCCCTGCCACGGAAAACAGACATCTACCCCTCTGGGGCGAGCCTCCTCAATTATAGTGCCCCGCTACACCAGTACTCCCCCAACCCTGTCTCTCACCAAAACATAGACTGGCGGACGTACCAGACCTACAGGGAGTACATCGATAACAAGAGTATCCACGCCTATGGCAGCCGGACCATCCAGGAGAGACTAGAATGCCTACGAGCCGCCAGCCAGAACACCTTCAACTCCTCCCACCACATCCCCCGGGGTGGCTGGGGCCCCAACCCTAAGGGTCTCCGGCGCAGGAGCACCTCCCACGACCGCGCCTACCATGGACCTCCGCCCCCCTTCCACCACATGCCCCCCCGCAGCTCTTCCCAGGACCGTATGAGTATGGCGGAGCGGGGGGTCCACCCCAGGAACTGGCCTCCTCGTAGTGTGTCCCAGGATGGGTTAACACACAAGGCCCGGGCTCGCTCCTCTGACTGTGACTATGTGGACTCTGTGGAGCTGGGCCGGCCCATGGTGGATAGACGGGGCTACGCTAGCAGGCTGGACCAGGGTACCCGCCCCAGCAGGCAGAGCCTCTCCAAACAGGCTGTCCATCACCGACCCCCTGCAGGGTATGGTAGGGACAGCCTCCGGGGAACGCCAATGCCCAACCCTACCCTCTATGCTAAAGGACCAGAGCAGCTCCAGCACCAGCCTCACAGCGTTCCTAATATGACCCAAGACAGACCCTCTCACCTGGGGAAGATTATCAGCTTGGAGCCCTCCCCAACTGACCAAAGAGCTGGGGTCAAAGATGTGAACCATGTGAGCCAGAGCAGGGGGCGGGCGGAGACCATGCAGCCGGCAGGGGAGGTGCCAGGGAGAGAGGTGGCAGCGGTGGTGGGCCATAGGTCCTCGTCCTTATCCGCCTCCCATCAGAGACCACAGAGACTTGGGATTCTCAAAAcctcccaccaccacccaccTCGCACAGAGCCCCAGGCCCAGGTGAATGGTCGCGGCCCTTCGGCCTCAGAATTGGGCGTCGTCCTCAGGGAAAAGCCTCCTGGGTCGGTGAAGaaccccagccccctgcgccACCCTTCCTACATCCTGGCGGTGAACGAGGAGGACGGTTCGGAGCCAGCAGCGGGCTCGCTGTGCTGGCTGCCCAACGATGCGCGGCGGGAGATGCACATGCGGCGGCTGAGCAAGAAGCAGGAGAAGGACCAGACCTCATGCTCCTCCAGCAACCTGGAAGAGTCCCTCGACTCAATCCCCTTTATCG ACGAGCCGGCTAGCCCTAGTGTTGACCATGAGGCCACTAGCCCTAGTGTTGACCATGAGGCCACGTCCATTCCTGCTTCCGCCGTGATATCTGGCGTTCCAGCCGTACTCCCCCTGAACCCAAGCTCCTCCCCGTGCCCTTTCATTCGCCGACAGATGTCACATGACCAAG AGTCTCTCAGAAATGCTATCCTGGAGTCTGATGCTTCGACCCAACAAGAGCGGTCCAAATCCTGTGACGAGGGTCTGGATAACTacagagaggaaggcagagg CCGGTCCAACAGTAAACACATGCCTGGACTGAGAGGCCTAAGAAAG gctctgGATGGACACAAGTCGTCTGATGACTCTGGTTCCAGACGGGACTCCTCTTCAGATATCTTCAGTGACTCTTCTAAAGAAGGCTGGCTCAACTTCAGGCAGCTCAACACTGAGAAGAGCAAG CGTGTGAGCGGGGGTTCGAGGTCGTGGAAGCAGATGTACGCTGTGCTGCGAGGCCACGCCCTCACGCTCTACAAGGACAAGAAGGACGGCATCTCTCACGCCTCCTCCCACTCCCAGTCCGACGACGAcccacagccaatcagcatcaagGCCTGCCTGATTGACATCTCCTACAGCGACACAAAACGCAAGAACGTGCTGCGGCTGACCACGTCGCACTGCGGGTACCTGTTCCAGGCGGAGGGCAGGGATGACATGCTGTCCTGGATCAGAGTCATCCAGGAGAATAGTAATCTGGATGATGAG AGTGctggtataaccagccaggacctgATCAGCAGAAAGATCAGAGAGTACAACACCATGATGAG TGCCCCCAGCACCAAGACTGAGCCTTCCCCCAAAACCTCCCGGCAGTCACTCAGTATCAGACACACACTCCTGGGGGGGAAGGGAGAAGGCAAGAGCCCACACTCACCCAAaacaggagagaggg aTGACTCCAGTCCTCCACGGGATAAGGCTGCCTGGAGGAGGGGCATCCCCGGCATCATGAGGAAGCCCTTTGAGAAGAAGGCCACAGCTGGGGTCACCTTTGGGGTGCGCCTCGATGACTGCCCATCTGCACAGACCaacagg TTTGTTCCCCTCATTGTGGAGGTGTGCTGTAAgctggtagaggagagggggctggagtaCACTGGGATCTACAGAGTACCAGGGAACAACGCTGCCATCTCCAGCATGCAGGAGGAGCTGGACAATAAAGGACTGATGAGTGACATCGACATCCAAGAAGAC AAATGGAGGGACCTAAATGTGATCAGTAGTTTACTGAAATCCTTCTTCCGGAAACTTCCAGAACCCCTTTTTACAAATG AAAAATATGCCGATTTTATTGAAGCCAATCGAACAGAAGACGCAGTGGAGAGGTTGAAAGAGCTCAAGAGGCTG ATCCTTGAATTGCCCGAGCATCACTATGAAACCCTCAAATTTCTCTCTGGACACCTCAAGTTGGTCTCTGAAAACTGTGAGAAAAATAAG aTGGAGCCTCGTAACCTGGCCATCGTGTTTGGTCCGACTCTGGTCAGGACCTCAGAGGACAACATGACCAATATGGTCAACCACATGCCAGACCAGTGCAAGATAGTGGAGAACCTCATTCAGCAGTTTGACTGGTTCTTCACTGAGGAGGGGGACGATGACCCTGTT ACCTCAGTGGAACAGGAGAGTACAGTGCAGTCTCAGCCTGTGCCGAACATCGACCACCTGCTGTCCAACATCGGCCGGACCACAACAACCACCTCAGCTGCGGAAGTCTCAG ATTCAGCATGCAGTGACTCCTCCAAATCAAAG CAGGGCTTGTGGGGCTCTGGGAAGGACCAGTGTAGCAGGGAGATGCTTCGCTCCTCATTCTTTGTCAGCCGCAAGCGTAAGAAGCCCAAGGACAAGGCTCAGCCCAGCAGCTCTGACGACGACCTAGACGCCGTGTTTGCTAAGAAGgagcagccagaacaacagagcaTGAGCCACCAGGACCTCCACCCAACCTGGTCCCTAGACAGCCAGActgatgtggagagggaggccAGCGAGAGAGGGGAACAGCCAGGGGACAGGGTCCAATCCAACGGGAAAGAGTCCCGTTCAGACGGCCTCATGTCTCagccctctccatccccctctcccaaaCACACCCCATCCCCCTGCCTCCGTACCTCCTCCACACGCTCGCCCTACACCTCCCAGTCCCCCCGCCTCAGCCACCGCAGGCAGGTGGCCCACCAGTCATCTCTGTCGGACCCACCCTCCAACTACGATGAGGTCTCAGACCTGGGCACCATGAACAGCACCAGCTCTCAGGCATCTGTGACAGGACCCAGGCTGAGGCATGGCAGGACAGGGGCCCTGGGACCAGAAACTGGGGCCAGTGGCCTGGGGGCCGAGGTCAGCTCCATCACCTCAGATtactccaccacctcctccatgacCTTCCTCACCGGGGCCGAGCTGAGCACGCTCTGTCCAGAGGTACACTCGGTGGCCGAGAGCAGGGGAGGAGATGACGCTGATGATGAGCGTAGTGAGCTGATTAGTGAGGGCCGGCCCATGGAGACGGACAGCGAGAGCGACCTATCGGTGTTTATTGGGAGCGTGAAGGAGACCCGGCCGGGGAAAGATTTCTGCCAATCAGACGTGCCGGATGCGCCCAGGCCCCTCCCCTCCCACAGACTCATCGAGTGTGATACTCTCTCCAGGAAGAAATCTGCTGCGCGTCAGAAGACTGACAGCGATTCCTCTTTGGACGGAGGGCAGAGCGACAAGGATTCCAATAGGCTGTCTCGCGTTCTGGGGGTGGTTAAGGGGCGTTCCACCAGCAGCCTTAGCTCCTCCTCCCGCAGCGAGTCAGAGAAGGGGATTGAGCCTGCATGGCGTCTCAAGATCACAGACCGGCTGAAGTTCCGTCTGCGGACGTCTGTAGACGACATGTTCGGGGTGGGTACCCAGCAGAGCCGCTCTCCAGAGGGACGCAGGGACAAGAAGAAGAACATCAGACGCAGACACACCATGGGAGGCCAGAGGGACTTTGCTGAGCTGTCTGTGATGGGGGACTGGCAGGGGGGGGTGGGCGGGGGCTCGCGGGCAGAGCTGTCGGCCGTGGACCGGCTGAAGCCCAAGTGTTCTTCCCAGGACTTCTCCATCCGGGAGTGGATTGCCCGCGAGCGCCACCGCACCTCCAACCCCGAGGTAAGCCTGGACTTCTCTGAACACCAGGGGGCACTGCTCCCCCTACGCAACCCCGACCCCCAGAACCCCAACCACCAGGTCCAGGAGGCCCCGTCGTCGTCCCTCTCAGACCCCCTCTCACCACGCCCAACTCCAGCTGAGCTGCTGAACGGAGACACAGGTCcccagagtaaaagcctgaatcTGTCGGCCACCGCACACCCACACAAACTCTCTGGTGCTCAGGTGGTCCAGTCTCGCTTCTACCAGTACCTGTGA